The sequence TTCATCTTTTATAAATACTTCTCCCATTATGGAAAATAGCTCTGTAATAAATAATTTTTTATCATCTTTAATAATATCATCAAAGGATATTCCTATGGTTCCTTCTCCTATTAATGCCGGTGTATTTGGCATAATTCTAACAACTGGTATATTTTTTGCTAAAATCTCTTTAATTTTTGCTATTTTTACTCCGGCTAATATAGATATAATAACTTTATCTTCATTAAATAAATCTTTTAAAGGTTGTAGGGTTTCTTTTAAATCTTTTGGTTTTACTGCTAATATTATATATTCAGAAAGTTTTACAACTTTTTTACTATCTGATGCACCGGCTATGTTGTATTTATCTACTATAGAATCTAACTTTTCTTTATTTATATCATAGGCTATTATTTGGGTGCTTTTTATATCTGTTTTTTCAATTATACCTTTAATAAGTGCTTCTCCCATATTTCCGGTGCCTATTATCCCTACTCTAAACATATCTTCTCCTTTTATTTATAAGGTTTATCTCTTTTCCATTAGCAAGTTTTATTATATCTAAAACTTTATTTATTTTATAATCTTGTAAAATATCAATTATTCTTTTAAATATCTCATAAGTGGCATAAGCATCTGATAATGCTCTGTGTCTTTGTTGAAAAGATAAATTAAAATGGTATGCTAAATTTGATAAAGATTTGCTTTGAAGTTCCGGA comes from Venenivibrio stagnispumantis and encodes:
- the proC gene encoding pyrroline-5-carboxylate reductase; this translates as MFRVGIIGTGNMGEALIKGIIEKTDIKSTQIIAYDINKEKLDSIVDKYNIAGASDSKKVVKLSEYIILAVKPKDLKETLQPLKDLFNEDKVIISILAGVKIAKIKEILAKNIPVVRIMPNTPALIGEGTIGISFDDIIKDDKKLFITELFSIMGEVFIKDENYMDIITGLAGSGPAYVYIFIDALAQGGVKMGLSYEEALQMAIQTVIGSAKLLKETGLHPMVARDKVTSPAGTTIYGIATLEEEGFRNAVIKAVENATKRSKELSD